The Bifidobacterium animalis subsp. animalis ATCC 25527 genomic interval CTGAATGAAATACGGATACCCCATGCTGCGTTCCACCAACTCGGCCAACGCCGTATCGTCGAACGACCTGCCCGCCTCCTGCGCGGGGCTCTGGAATCCCAGCGCACTCGCCTCTTTCGAGAGCGATCCAAGCCGATGGTACGTGAACAGGCGTTCCGCGTAAGAACGTAGTTTGGTGAGCACGCCTGGCAGATTGGGCAATCCTGCGCCCACGATGAAGAATGGAAGATCCTGCTGCCCCATACGGTGCTGGATGCCGATGAGCGCGCCAAGCACTTCGTCGGACATCTCCTGCAATTCATCGACGAACATGAACAACCCGCTCTTGCACGCCTTGAGCTGCCTCGACAACTCCTCGACAAGCAGCTCCAAACGGTACGCATCGGTCTGTATCTGGGCGTCCTGCGGTTCCGTATCCACCGTCGCCTTAACGATGCCGAAATCGAATGACAGGTCCTTCACATACGAGAATGCGTTTTTCAACGCCTCCCTCAACGCGCGGTCGCGCATGCGTTGCGTCGCCATCATCAATTCATGGAAGATGGCATCGTATTCCTTGCGCGCGTCCCCGTTCGCCTCGCATTGCACAACCATCATGCCATGCGCGCGGGCCTGTTTCGCGAACTGCAGCAGCAGCACCGTCTTGCCCATGCCACGCAGACCGCTGTAGATCATGCCCCGATCGACGAACCCCAGCTCCGTACGGACGAGCAATTGTTCCATATCCGCCAAATCGGCATCACGCCCGACAAGATCGCGCGGCGACTTGCCCGATCCCGGCATGAACGGGTTGAGCGCCTTCGTGGAAACCTCCATGTCATCTCCTGTGTGTGAGTTGTATGCAGTTTCATTTCCATATATCACTGTATATTGCACTATATTCAACTATATCAGTGTATATTCGCATATATCATCGTATATACACGGACGTCTGTACACACCACATATCCATCGCTGTACCATGACATCATGAGCGCACATGAGATAAACACCCGTCTGATCATCGTCGAAGGACTGCCAGGCAGCGGCAAGAGCACGACGGCCGCAATGGTCGCCGCCGAACTCGAAGCGCGGGGGAAGGACGTCGTCTGCGTCGACGAAGGAGCCGCGAACCACCCCGCCGATGTCGGCGACTACGACTTCCCTGATTTCGCGAGCGAACGCGCCACGATACTCGATACATGGCGCGCGTTCGCAGCCCACGCCGAACCTGATACGACCTACGTGTTCAATTGCGTCCTGCTGCAGAATCCGATGTGCGAGACGATGATGCGGTTCGGCATGAACGAGGATGAGTCACGACGGTATATCGGTGAAATCACGGCGATCATCGCGCCGCTGCATCCCGTCATCATCTACATCGACGAACCGGACGCGAAGTCGGCTATTGATGGTGTCCTCGACGAACGCGGCGATGGTTGGCTCAATGCCGTCATCGACTACCACACGGCACAAGGGTACGGTGAAGCGCATGGGTTGCGCGGATACGAAGGGTACATCGCGTGCCTTGAAGAGCGCAGAGAGCGGGAGCTGCGCATCCTACGTTCACTTCCGGTTGACAGCCACATCATCGCGCCATTGAGCGATGCCAAACGGATATCGACGGTGGTGGATGCGATACCGTGACACGGCCGCGCACTACAGCCACTGGATGAACGCGGTCTTGTCGGTGCTGTTGTAGCCGGCATGACGGTAGAAATCGAGGGTCTTCGGATCATGGGAGCCGGTGAGCAGCATCATCTTGTAGCAGCCGGCCTGTTGTGCGAGCGCTTTCGCATGGTTGAGGCATGCGGTCGCATAGCTGCGACCACGCACATCGGCGCGCGTCACGACGTTCTCAACGAACGCATACGGACGTACGCCACGCGTCAGATTTGGAATGATGACGCATACGCATGAGGCGACGATGTCCCCATCGTGCTCGCATACGATGAGATGATGGTCGGGATCGGCGAGGATGCGCACCCACGTGTCATGCAGATGCCTGTCATGTTCCGGAATCGACTGTTCATGCAGGTCGAGGTACAGCTCGAGCAATACGTCAAGGTCCCCTTCGTATGCTTCCCTGATATCCGTCATGCCCCGTCTCCTTCATCATCATGCCCGCCTTCTGTATGACCGCCCATATTATCGCATCACGCAATGGCGCGTCCATGCCATCTTATGACCGTGGCGGCTTCCTACAGACAAGAACGCCTTTCATATTCTCCGTCTCATTGTGCACGCCGAAGATGAGCCGCTTCTCTTCCTTGGTGCAATCGATCAGAATCTTGATCTCTGAATCCCCTTTCACCAGATCCGCCACACAGATGATCGCATCGATGCCGCACAAGCCTGTTCCCACCCAGACATCGATCCCGCTTCCGTCCATCGACGCCGTATCGCGCAGATACCCATAATCAACCGGATAGATGGAGTCGGGGTATCGCGGATGGCTTGTCCCTTTCGGCCTATCAATCACGATCGTCGACGTGGCGGCCAACCCATCTAGGATTCTCCAGTAG includes:
- a CDS encoding GNAT family N-acetyltransferase, with amino-acid sequence MTDIREAYEGDLDVLLELYLDLHEQSIPEHDRHLHDTWVRILADPDHHLIVCEHDGDIVASCVCVIIPNLTRGVRPYAFVENVVTRADVRGRSYATACLNHAKALAQQAGCYKMMLLTGSHDPKTLDFYRHAGYNSTDKTAFIQWL
- a CDS encoding inorganic pyrophosphatase, which produces MREAEGMGAQRAGTMEEDGYWRILDGLAATSTIVIDRPKGTSHPRYPDSIYPVDYGYLRDTASMDGSGIDVWVGTGLCGIDAIICVADLVKGDSEIKILIDCTKEEKRLIFGVHNETENMKGVLVCRKPPRS
- a CDS encoding ATP-binding protein, giving the protein MEVSTKALNPFMPGSGKSPRDLVGRDADLADMEQLLVRTELGFVDRGMIYSGLRGMGKTVLLLQFAKQARAHGMMVVQCEANGDARKEYDAIFHELMMATQRMRDRALREALKNAFSYVKDLSFDFGIVKATVDTEPQDAQIQTDAYRLELLVEELSRQLKACKSGLFMFVDELQEMSDEVLGALIGIQHRMGQQDLPFFIVGAGLPNLPGVLTKLRSYAERLFTYHRLGSLSKEASALGFQSPAQEAGRSFDDTALAELVERSMGYPYFIQAYGSATWDAADSSPMTIDAVERGLPGAWRTLDQGLYISRWQRASELGRDYMAAMAAEDADAVDTADVARSLGRPNSSLTNVRNQLIELGLIYAPRRGQVAFTVPGMDAYIKRALPVRVEPYETGE